In Brassica rapa cultivar Chiifu-401-42 unplaced genomic scaffold, CAAS_Brap_v3.01 Scaffold0495, whole genome shotgun sequence, the genomic window tttgttttttttgcagacGGTAACAGAGGAAACGTATGAGGCTACACAGCCATTGACTGAGATCATTTCAGCAAACAATAAAAAGGTAAGCATATAAATGTCTTTCATAAGTacaatttgaattttaaattgtagaaacTTCTTCATAACTACCTCTTTTATTTTGCTGTTATTACAGGAGGATACACATGCTGTGCATCACACACCTTCCTCTCCATTGTCTTCACTAATTGCACTAGTtattgaagaaaataagaatgctttggtaagaagaaatatttaaaatgtttatgtaatatttttctattcaactaactcttaccatttacttttgtcttatagagtgagacagaaactgcgacccaatatttttctacaagtGAAGGAGAGCATACACAATCAAGCAGAAAGAATCAAGCAGGAGAAAATCTCAAGGATACTAAAGAACCTActactgagctagtttccacaGATGTTTCGAAGACACATCCTCTTACTCCGCAAACACAGCACCTTCAGACAAGTGAGGGAGATCAATCCGATGAGACACCATCAGAGCAGAATCAAGCAGAAGAAAATCTCAAGGATACTACAGAACCTActactgagctagtttccacaGATGTTTCGAAGATGCCGCCTATTACTCTGCAAACAGAGCATCTTCAGACAAGTGCTATAGATTTTTCAGAAACAAACGAGGTATGCATCGAGTATATTTgatctttaattattattctaacaatttaaaaCCGCTGATGTTACTGaatcttcatttttaataggTTGAAGTAAGCAGGCTTCTAGCTCACTTTCAAATAGGCGCAGAGGTTGAGATTTTGTCTACTGATGACGAAATATGGTATCCAGGAAAGGTTGTTGATCTTAAACTGTGTGAAGGACTAGAGGAGCTGACAGTTGAGTACACGACACTCTTCACAGACCAACATAGACTTCAGAAACTTCAGGATACTATCACGGCTGACAAAATACGTCCTGCAACACCAACTAGTGACCAAAAATCCTTTGAGATGATGGATAAGGTAGAAGCCTTTACAACAATGGCTGGAGCAGCGGACAAATTAGCATGGTACTTGGTGATAACACATACTCGGTGTGTCTCTATActtctatggaaactattctatTCAAACATTCAGATTTGCGAATTCATAGAGAATGGAAAGATGGAGTCTGGAAGATGGCAGATAAGGTAAATCATAACTAGAATTATACTTCACGTGAATTGTTTGATATACATACATTTTAGTTTGAGGAATGGTTTTCAGAAATTCCGATTGCaacaaatttgataatattttgcttggtgtctattgtttgattaaaggtgaagcctgaaaagaaaaggaaagctgctgcct contains:
- the LOC117130483 gene encoding uncharacterized protein LOC117130483, whose product is MNETPSSPISPKSIEAQVFTPIQKQQTVTEETYEATQPLTEIISANNKKEDTHAVHHTPSSPLSSLIALVIEENKNALSETETATQYFSTSEGEHTQSSRKNQAGENLKDTKEPTTELVSTDVSKTHPLTPQTQHLQTSEGDQSDETPSEQNQAEENLKDTTEPTTELVSTDVSKMPPITLQTEHLQTSAIDFSETNEVEVSRLLAHFQIGAEVEILSTDDEIWYPGKVVDLKLCEGLEELTVEYTTLFTDQHRLQKLQDTITADKIRPATPTSDQKSFEMMDKVEAFTTMAGAADKLAWYLVITHTRCVSILLWKLFYSNIQICEFIENGKMESGRWQIR